Below is a window of Epinephelus fuscoguttatus linkage group LG12, E.fuscoguttatus.final_Chr_v1 DNA.
TCAGGGGGGCATTGTACACAGGAAGTGGGACTTATTGTCTGGGGCCCCAGTGGGAGGTGGGCCGTCAAAAAGGaatgaaaagttgttttatttgtttgttttttggcactttcttTACATTTCTAAGTATTTAGTGCCATAACTTAACTAAAATTGGCTGAATAATTGATTGGactttgtaaagaaaaaatagaTGAAGCTGTCTAACCCACCTTGCATCCCttaaaggcacaaaatggtttagtccgccCCTGCAGTAGTAATAATCTCTAAACACAGCTAAAGCTAAGGGAGTGACTGTTTACGCTGCTGGTGTACTAACATACACTGTTATGTCTTTCCCGAAGAAAATGGGTtccaaaaagaaaagacagaaaactgacaaagcaaaaaaaaactaaaaaaatgaaatcactgacaaagcgacaGTATTTAACAACTTCGGGATGAGAACATGCTGCCATGGGCCATAAATTCCTGAACGAGAGGTAAGCAGTGTGATATATGGGGATATATAGAGATGAAAAGCACTAAACTAAAAGAACAAAACACTACATAATTAACATGAGCACTGTTCCCTGCTGCACTCATCTGAGCCAGGATCACAATAGAGCAAGGCATAAGTGTGCGTGACACTTCCCAACCCTCTCCAGCTCTGCTTCAATGTAACCTATTTCCAGATTGCAGAGTTAGTAGTCTAAATATTGGTTTAACTTCTCCCATTTTCCTGTCATGTGTTGTCCCACCCATTGGTTATTACTCTAGCCTGTGATTTAACTTGCTGGAAGACGCCCACTTCAACACTCTCCCACCTACCATAAAAGAACCCAACAGAGCACTCCACCACAGGGTTTTAATTTCTGAGATGTGGATTCTGCTCCCCTTGAGCAAATGGTAATCACTCCTGTGGATGCTTCCTGCACAAACCACATTGTATTCTTTTCACACAgcttgtacatgtgtgtataaTTGCATCCTTGCATTGTTTTCTGCCCCCACCGCTACAACGGGTCATGCTTTAATTGCAGCAACGCTTATTAAATATCTGTCTTGGTCTACCTCTGCTACGTTTCTCCTCCTTCAGCCACATTTACCAGTAGGAGGAATTTAAATTGCAGTGGCCATCTTGGGCTACAATGTAATATATCAGGGGGTGGGCAACGTGTGATGAGGTCATCAGTAACTGAcgaagaaaatgaagaaatgcTCAGACGTTCTCATATGTGGGAGGAAACCATTATATTTCTAAAAGTGATCTAATAAAAAACTGAGAGTATGGGCATCACAACATTTCTTCTATAATTATTCCTCACGGGACTTTCTGTACAGCAGGTCAGAGGAGCAGAGTAGCCGGGGACCCCATCTGAGCCGTAAGAAcacaaacaggataaaatgtaaatatatgaaTCTATCCCATACAACAGCTAAGGTAGGGGTTTTAATTTATCATGAGGTGGCATGagttacagcagcagaactAGTCATAAATCATTTACTGgagaatttgtttttattaatacaGAGTCGGGTCAACACATTCTTGTTCAGGTTGTTGCTGTACAGTAAGGTTCTTTTCACTGCCAGCAGGGTTCAAGTTTCAAAGAATACAATACTAAATAATGCAAGAATGGCcagctaaaatatattttcatatgaACATGTGAAAATATCATGTAAAAGATGGGTTATATGTGTATGTTTACAGTTTATCACATCATGTTCAgacaggcaacaaaaacacaacctataacattctcactccaacctcatcacacaTCAGCATTTGATTATGGATTTTCCACGGTGATATATGACATGcatggtaccctgggtgcgtttgttgttgatgtcCTCGGACGCCATGTCAGCTTCAGCctgctacatgcattgtcttttttaaaatacacttctgttttaagaggaaatgtgcagttttcttacagtctctttcaaaataaacgtactacatcggtacaacaccggccattgacatttttttccttcaacaacaaacgcatgtggttaTATTTggccaacaaaagcacatgcgtttgtttaggaaaaaaataccAGGGTTTTGCTTTACAGTTTTACGGGCAGTGAAGACGGGCCCCCTCCCACCAGCCCTACTCACACTTTTGcccccttaacttttgttgttgaccCGCCATATTTACCCCTGACCCCGCCGAGTGCAATTATACAATCACAGCAACCAGCCACAAATCATGCATACATGAAATGCCatcttttttcgtcagtgtctgacagtgGAAGTCAGTGACCAAGTGCAGGTATTCGATGACTTCAAAATAAGACTGGGTTGAACCTTCAGTCATTTGAATAGGACCACTGCGTTGGCTCCAGCTAAGAAAAAAGTAGGATACTGTATATTTAGACTAAGAAGCTGAACCTCGCTCAACACGCCACAACGCAAAACAACATATGGCAAAACCAAGAGGCAACCTTTGGggttgaaaaataaagccaaaaactgcagttcctcaaatgtccacttgaggctggctccagaggccAATCaatagaccctcatgttaaaatgcccaacttaacagcagaaataaacatgtttactgcctggtacaaacaacaatttttatagCTAATTTTGTCATTCATGAGAACTGTACAgggatgaatttttatataactcacccatttacattttattaaggcttaaagttacacataatcaAGGATGGGCTGTTTTGATTGACAGgttgtctgctgatagtgtccttaGCTCTTCAGTCAGATTCACCCGTCTCCTCCACAGTGTCAGCCTCTCACCCAGATATGATCACTTCTTGCTCCAAAATACTAAGCTTGCAACAGCTAAAATtctgaacttgaggcttcaaagcAGGAATCCACAAACAAATGGGTGAAGTCACAGTAGtcatgtccattatttttacagcctATGGGCAAAACCTGTGGTGGCCAATCAAATGTATTTCTGGTAGATTAATTGATATGTGGCTTGATTGTTTATCTGGTAATACTGTAACTGTAAACTTCAGAATCTTTTTTCATAGTATTATAAACTACTGTGCATCCCTTGGGTGTCAGACAAGCCTTCAAACTCTGACGGATCACTTTAAACTGGACTAACTGAAAAATCATATTTCCAGggatgaatgtttttttaatttccaagTAATTTTAATGTTACTTACTTATCTAATGTATTGTACTTTGCTACATTTCAGGTCACATCTGTTACAGAGTAAAAACCAAGTCACACGAATCAGGCCTGATAAACTGTGTAAGAATGGAACAAAAGAAAGGAGACAAATAAGCTGCAGCAGCGAAGaggctgcaggtgtgtgtgtagccaCAGGAGGGCAGAGCTCTAAACATGCACTCAGCTGACACTATGGAAGAGATACATGCTGTAAATGTTGAAGTTCACTGGCAAAGCATAGGATGGGAAGGGTGCAGAACAGTGGTCACAGCCATTATATAGTATTTAGTGAAAAGTACAAATGCGCTACAACAGAACGAAATTAAGGATCATGTTTTTATGGGTTATGGTTAGCACAATTGCACGTCTGCATAGGTTGCAACAACCTTAATTAATTGTTCAATTAATGATGCtcctttttcagtttgtttccaAGAGTTGGATTAGGAGATTGTTAGCACTCTCACAGGGTTGCCAACTTTGGTCAGAGGGCCGGACTGAGATTTTACCTTGTCACGTAATATCTGCTTGTGCGTGCGTGGTCATGACCATACGTAACGTGGACAAggcggcactttttttttaaccttgaaAGAGTTAATATGTATATGCacacatattcatatctataggcctaagccccacatatGTCCATAGAcgctcaatatttgttttacggcgcagatcaaggtcaatttcgtcaatctgatggtagtattgatcatctgcttTAAAAAATCCAAGAAAATTTTGAAAGTTCACACGGCGAAATcgtattttcatgcaatttcatacagaaatagatgaATTCAAGAACTTTCAATGACCTGCAAGCAtttccaacctggtctcactctgaagtcgtatAATACCgctgcttgggcagtgacttctagcgtcagacactgatgaagaaAAAAAGCCGTCCTCTCATGTCGGCAAGATATGCGGCCAGTCACCATTATTGTGTAACAGCGCCCTGTgttgtcagggggaaacacagtgggacaacaatgtaagttaaAGAGGCAGAAGTCTGAGAAGGGCAGGTGAGAGGGGTgggggatgggtcaaacaaccaccagctttcacctgggaggccagtgttcgccTACCggaagattataaagccaaaccctgatctTGTTCCGAAACCCAAccttgtgcttttttttgcctGAACCCAAagtcatgtgtgtgttggctaactgTAActacatgtttgttgttgaaggcgTTGTACTGGcatagtgtgtttttttattttggagacTTTATGCAAACTatacacttcctgtgaaaacagaagtgaattttgaaaacagataatgcatgtaacaggctgaagtcgACACGGTgttccagaacatcaacaaccaacatacGCAGGTTATCTTGCACATCGTAACTCGACATGTCAacggtcagagtgagaatgtaaTGGCATTTCAACAAATGACCATTGTTGCTCTTTTTCTGATGAAAACGATTCTAATTGTAAATGTAATCCAACACACTATTTGTAACACTCAACCGCACTCTACAAATCTGatcttaaaatataaaacagataaatataGTACAAATCCACTGCAGCAgccaaatgtttgtttgtttcatttgtgttttacaTGTATTCCAGTTCAAAAACACCACAATGGAATTCTGTCTACCCATAGATGTCCTGTCAGATCTGTTcaatcaaatacatttttcacacaatgttagtttttctctctcacacatgtaAGCTACTGCACCAAACAGAAACATAAGCATCCCTGTTGTATGGTACAGTTTCTGATCCAGCAGTCACTCAGAGGGTGAAGTGCAGTAAAAATAGTCTCAGAATGACAGAGGCTGAAAAAGCCACTGGCGATGGTTCACTTGTTTGAAGTGGGACACAGccaccatgcttcacagtgTGGACAGactggagaaacacacacacacacaactgcattGCCCAGCATTGAGTACTGGAGGTCTGCTGCAGTCAGTGCCATCTGGGCGCCTACATGCTCCCAGATGTCCTCTCTGTAATTAGAGCCAGACCCGGCTCGGCCTGGTCCAGCCCAGATCCAACCTCTCATTTACTGAGGCCCTCCCTGAATACTTAAGAAGCCTTCCAACAAGTGCAGGCCTTTAGAGGAACTCTTTGGCGCTACACATATTTTCTAATAGTATCACCAAAGAAAGCTGGAAGACTTCAGGTAAGTTAACTTTACCTTTCATCATATGTTAAGGACATTTCCCTGAAATACTGTTAATTGCTTTACTAATTAAATTTCCCCCAAATCGGTAAAGCAATCCACTCCTTTAGGAGTTGTCTTTCATTATTGTAGATTTAAAGGTATTTCTTTGTTGTGGAATGACAGAGAGGACAAGGTAGAGAAAGTCAAGCAATGGCATGTGACAAAGGTCATGAGTCTGATGTACCTACAGAACTGAGAGCACATGATATCTTAGTTTGCTACTTGACAGTGTCaaaaaaataaacctttttCTTATCACCGGGTAGGAGTTCAAAATGTCCATCGCCCAGGCGGCGGCCAAGGCCATGCTATCTGATGCCCTGCTGCAGGGAAGCTCCGGGATAAACCGGATCAGCCACCTAGAGCTGGAGCTTCCTCTGGACAAGGTCATCAAGTTTGTGTCTGTCGGCCTTCCGCTGATGCTGGTGTGTATGGCCTTCGCCCGCGAGATCTCCCTGGGTGAGCAACTCTCTgtccttttttaaaactatGATAGGACATTTCCTGTGTTTTAATTACACCGTCATGTAGTGTCCTCCATTAAGTAACTGTGTCCTTGAACTACTTATTATTTACTCGCTTAGCTGCATTTGGTTGAACTTGCAATAAGGAGGAATGTCATACATACTAATGTAAAGTTATCATTCCTGTAGCCCATTTTATTTAACTCAAAATTAACATAAAGGTTgagacagaaatgtattttttcatggCTTGAGGAAGTGACCCAAATTTGTTATTATTTCTGCATCAAAAGTCCTGACCTATGACAAGTGAGCACATCTGTGCTCTCTCCCAGCAGGCTTTTATTTTTGCACGCAGATATCTCATCTCTTACAATGCCTACTTCAGGAAACTAAATATTAAGAGCTGTAACAATGAGAGCTGTAATCACATGGCACTTTCTTTAACAAAATTAGGGTGCtggaaagaaaggaggagaaaacaCTTAAACAACACCTATCATAAAAGGTAGCCATTTACTGCTCACTCCATTAAGACCTCCTCagcaacacaaaataaaaactgtttccAACTCTTATCAGTTTATTGACTGTTCTGCTGtttctttaactgcctggagtGTTTTAgaccagagaaaaaaaaacgttgTGAAAAATAGGGGTGTTTTTTCACATGAAACAACTTGTCTGTCCATGATCATTCAAAgaacacaaaaaaggcacagcTGACAATCCAAACTATACGTGGCAAGTCTGTAGCACAAGTCTCTTGCAGAGGAGGCTGACTCCCTTGACTTTGAACTAAACGTTGTCTCTCCAGAGCTGGTCTGCAATCAGTGTGATGCTCCTGATGCTAATTGCCATGGGGGATGATTGAGAGCAGTGTTCACTAACGCTGGCACGCTGTAATTACAAGGCGAAGTTCTTCTATGGCAGCTCCCCCCTATTTGAGTCAAATGAGAGGATATGTTGATTAACTAGAagggggtgggggttggggggTAGAACATGTTGTGGTGGCGGGGTACGCGGCTCAACTGATGGATCTTGGCTGCCTATCTGCTGGGTTGTCAGTTTCACAACAGTGCTTGATTGCGCTGCTGTCTGGAGTCTGGTTTACTTGCACCTGGACTCTCAGCCAAGAATTCCTGTACAAAGCACAAATGTGGGGATGATCTGCCAATGTTAATTGGGGAGTGGGAGCAGGAGATAGGAGCAGTGGCAGAAATTTAAGTTCCTTTGCTTTGCCAAATGACTCACAGGGGTGGGGAGCTGAGGAGAAGAATATTTTACAAATTTCATGAGCAGGCATGTGCTGTCGTTTTTTATTTAGGGTGACTTTTGAACGCGTGCACCCACACATAAACTCACAAAGTGAAGAAGAAATTCCCACAGTAAACTGCATGAGAACATAAAGTGGTGTCACTTAGTATTATAACTGCAGCACTCACCATAACTTAAACCTGAACCTGAAGTACTGATGTAGCTCCCATCAGTATAGTGCTTAGAAAAGTATATGATTAAACTCTTCAGAAGCCCCCCAAAGCATAAAAACATTTAGTAACACTATGTTCTTTTGGCTTAGTTGGTAGTCTACAAACTGGtattaattacattaaaaatgagTTTTCGCTGATCTGTTTAGTATTGACGTGTCTGCACAATttaccctttgctaagtcccgcccctcaAATACAGACTGGCCAATTATAGTGTAGCATCGGCCAGCTCCGAcaagggtccaacaacaacacagctgtgctccaccAGACACTCGTGCACTCATTTCAGAGTagatatatgtttcttcccCTTTCCGAAACTAAAAGCAAACCCTGAAAAGAGTAGGGTTAGCTGGCTAGTTAGCTACTGAAGGTATAGCcaactgaatgtatacacacttttgctttttaaagtgAAGTGAATAAAAGCCTACCCTTCTTTACAGGAACCAGTGATGGGAAACAGGGAAACTCTGccgatattcaaccagctgctTGGCATTGCAGTGTGTGCCGATGAACGCTGTTTGGCTTCCTCTTAAGTGCCCCACCCGTCTGCTGGAGGAGGTTTGCTGGCAAAGGTTCGCACTACAGCTCCAGCAGGGGTGAAGCCAAataccgttcatctgcacacactgcgttGTCACACAGCTTTATATATCTTCTGGCTCACTTTTAGGCTTTAGCttctgttgttgtctttttaacctgttctTGCTTGGATATATCATTAAGAAACATATTGTACATTCTTGATCTGCTTTTCTctgaaatcactttttttctgatCTGATTTGATAACATGCcctcagggagtgcagttagtgacaGTGTGGGATCCATGTTAACGACAACTATCATAAAAGGGGCAGGGCTTAGCCAAGGGTCAATTGGAAGCAAATGATACTAATTGCTCCACCATGATGCCTTCGGGGGTTTGTGAAGTGGCAGCTTTGAGGGTAGAGGcctaaaaaaaaagcttgtaaCTATGTGGCTGCCACTAATGGATGGTGATACTGCTCAATCATCCAGGTCTCTCTCCAAAGTCATAGAATATCAGCGCTTAGACTGAATCGTGTCCCAGGATGTCAAtgaccaatgcacccagggtaccttgcatgtcatatgtttaagtggaaagtccatgaccaaactttaaaatatgaccaggtaggagtgagactgtgttggCTCACAACTTAGACCATATGTCCTCACCATTAGCCTCACCATGTTGGCCTCTGATAAAGTCCACTTTTAATTCAGAATAGGGTTTCAATACATGTCCTTACAAATGGTCCCAAAACCTCACATGAATTTAGATTGCAttgttttgaaaaaatgtttataGTGAccaataaatattattttcatctCAAATCAAATGCAACATGTTCATTTCTTAGAAACATTTTGGCTAATTTCCATATATTGTTCAATATGAACAAGTGACATTTGAAGAAGGTTGTGGCAAATGCAGCTGTACCATACTGCTTTCACCCTCAGTATGTGAAAGACAATGTTACAATCAACATGGAGCACTAACCAACAGAGACGATAtacatttatttcagcattGTTCTCAAAATACGAGTTATAACCTTTACTTTCTGTAAATACCCAGGCcacttttaaaatgaattattcCATCATAACCAATTGCCAAATTTATATTTTAGGTGTCACTATCAATATGTTAAAATGTGGCTGATTAATTACACACTCACATATGCCTGTAGTATAACTGGATCATGTAATGGTTGCCTATAACGAGGTGGACTGGCAGGAGAAATCACATCCTGACAGTAAATTAGTGGCAGTATGTTTCTACTTACAGAGTGTTGGGCAGATGCGGTGTTGTAAAAAATAGAAGCTCCATGTTTCTCTTCTAAGGCTCTGAATTAGGGGGGCACACCCTTGCTTGGTGTGTTCCCTTCCAAGCTCTCTGTTTAAGGGTGGAGCACCCATGGGAAATGACAGATGGGTGCAGAGCATGGATTCAAGTGGTTGGACTACATGTGGTTATATCAAGGTGGACTAAATATAAGGTGGAGGAGGCCAAGTTTGGAATAGAGTCAGCCAGGGTTTTAAATGCCAGGTTGCCATTTGGAAACATATGATTTCTCCAGTGAAATGCTGTACCACTGAAAAGAAAAGGGCACGCAGAAGTGCACGCGTACGTGTCTGGTAGTGGACCTccagtactgtgtgtgtgtgtgtgtgtgtgtgtgtgtgtgtgtgtgtttgtgtgtgtgtgtgtttgtgtgtgtgtgtttgtgtgtgtggggggattATTCCCCATTTCAACAGATAATGTTACAAATCAACATTGGTTTATTCTGCAGGGcctcagatcagctgtttccCTCCCAGCAATTTCACCATCAAGCAGGCCAGCTATGTAGACACATACTGCTGGGACTCTCTCATGCATCATGAGTTTGACAGCGATGGGAACTTCGAGGAGCGCTCGCTCTGGGTACACAAAGTAAGTTGAGAGATTCTGAGCAACCTTACTTGACTTGTTATTTTGACTGGCAAAGTTAAACTGCTGAaacccttttttccccctcactgTAACTTCCAAAACTTCAgttgaaaatgtcagtgtacCACTTTATAACAAAGCAGTACCTGTTTTGTTGCTAAAACCATATCCAAAGTACCATTTGCAGCACAGTTGACATTTAAAGCCCAGGAAATTAGTTCTAATTCAGGACTATTTGTAATACTAGATGGTGAAGCCATTGTTTATGTGACTCATCTGCTTGTTTCAACTATTTCCTTCCACTCCATCTGTCTATCCTCTCTGTCATCCTTTTCTCTTGTTGTCTATGCAGATGTTCCCTTACTCTCTACTGGCCATGGCAGTGTTGATGTACCTGCCGGCTCTGATCTGGCGCCAGCTCGTCATGCCTTCTCTGGGCTCGGACCTGCTTTTCATAATTGATGAACTGGACAAGTCGTACAACCGCTCGATCCGACTGGCCCAGAGCATTCTAGATATGCGCCAGAACACTAAGAATCCCCTCACATTTCAGGCAGAACTGCAAAGGTAAGATACCAGCTGTTGGCTTGTAGCATAAATTATCATAATTCTTTATGTCCATGTTTTCAGTAACCTTATGAGTGTTGAAACTAGAATATGCCTtcattaatgacattttaatgattCCTGTAGAAAAATTGGGTCATTGCAGCAGCAAATAAAGATGATCTACTGGTAATGTTTTCCTCATCCTCAGCAACTACCTTAGACATAGACTTAGACATAGGGACTAAACTGTTTTAGTGGAGGACTGTTGTGGGTGGTGTTGTGGGCAGCTCCTAGACACCAAAAGTATAAGACTGTGTTTTGGTTGGGACCCTCCCAGCTGGAAATGTGTGTAGCTGTATGAACATAAAGGAGAGCATGGTGCTAATTTTCTTCTCCTTGACCAATTGCAGGGCCAAGAAGAAGCGATACTTTGAGTACCCTCTACTGGAGAGATACATGCAGTGCAAACAAAACTCCTATTTCCTTGTTAGCATGCTTTTCTTGCGGGGCTTCCTCCTCCTGACCTTCATGGCAGCTGCTTGTCTCTACCTGGCCTACTTCCACCTCTCTGCCTTCCTGCAGGACGAGTTCAGCTGCTTTGTCCGCACGGGTATGCTGCGTGATCAGAACTGGGTCCCTGAATTGGTTCAGTGTAAAATGATTGGCCAGTTGGTTTTTCAGGTGATAAGCGTGGCCAATGGTGCCATCTATGTCCTGTTGGCTCCTATCGTCCTCTTCAGTTTGATTCGGCTCTTTGTTTGGGACACCACATTCATCTCCGTCTACGAGGTCCTCCCAGCCCTTGACCTCATCAACCGCCGTAGACTAGGCTGCCCACTGAATGACCTAAACGTCCTCCTGCTCTTCTTGCGTGCCAACGTAGCTCATCTGATGTCTTATGGGAAAGTGAGAGCGCTGTGCTCACTTGCGCCACCACAGGTGGGCAACAGCACCGCGGGACAGGGTCTGAGCACAATGCTGACCCAAGAGGAGATAGAAGAGCGAGAAGAGGCTGCGATGGAGCtggcagaggaggtggaggaggccaAGGAGGAGGGGAAACTCAACTTAGTGGATATCATGACTATTCTGGGAGCGGCACAGGGAAGAGTGGTAAACTGCAGCGAGAAGAGGCCTCTGGTGGAGGAGAATATGAGTCTCGGTACCGTAACACTTATCTATACACTCAAACGCATTCTGCTAGTTGCTATTTTCGTCTACATTATTTGGGATGTACAGAAAATTATTAAGTGACCTCCAGACTACACATACAGGctccaaaaataaatataaagtgcTTGTAATATAAGGTAGCATAAGCAGTTCCCATTGAACAGACATTGACAGAATTCAGAATAAGGTCATATCCCTGTGAACCTGAGGAAGCAGTTTGAGAAACATTTTCAACTGTAGGCGAATTCAAATAAATTCAAGAAAACATTGTttagtagtattagtagtattttttaacttttactgtCTGTAAATTGCTCTTGCTCTTTCTTTCTGAAGCCAGACTGAACTGCCTATATTTCTAAAAGAGTCTTTTAAAAGTACTGGCTAATGTAGAAGAGATAGATTTGTGGTACTTCCTAGCCCTAActgccctctctgtctcttcacaGAGCCTAACCACCAGGGGTACCATGAGTTGAAGGAGACTGCACCATTTAGTCATTACTAGGCCTCCTATGGACTGAATCAATGTGATAAcaatgggggggggggtcggGACACGCTCTACAGTAGATTTTCAAGAGTACTGTACCCACAAAGACTGTGGACATCAATCAAGGGTTTCTGCAGTCtgaggacaaaaaaaacctcttttAGAATTACAGGGCAAATTGTTCTGGCTAGAAATGTCAATGATTTGGATTTGTCAGTGTGTACATCTGTAGCTGCCACAGatgttctttctttccctcactttggtcagatttttttttagg
It encodes the following:
- the LOC125898586 gene encoding uncharacterized protein LOC125898586, whose protein sequence is MMQHVSPAPAVTMMATQSVPPPSYQESQQMTGTTQQNTKTPQVHIPAASAAGNTSVSVTLDPQAQLESDKRAVYRHPLFPLLALLFEKCEQATQGSECITSASFDVDIENFVHQQEREHKPFFSEDPELDNLMVKAIQVLRIHLLELEKVNELCKDFCNRYITCLKTKMHSDNLLRNDLGGPYSPSHTSLNMQQELIQTSSPSMTSVSSSVNPSGIVVPAGGLQQGNVAMTTINSQVVSGGTLYQPVAMVTSQGQVLTQALPPGTIQIQNSQVNVDLSSLLDSEDKKSKNKRGVLPKHATNIMRSWLFQHLMHPYPTEDEKRQIAAQTNLTLLQVNNWFINARRRILQPMLDASNPDPAPKAKKMKSQHRPTQRFWPDSIVAGVLQTHRSGNNSDNPLSMDSLQSLSSDSATLAMQQAMLGADDSMDGTEEEDEEEEEEEEEEGMEEEEEEEDGEEENDRGRQMSSGGGGRRDLRMEHREELESHLLQSKNQVTRIRPDKLCKNGTKERRQISCSSEEAAEAFQQVQAFRGTLWRYTYFLIVSPKKAGRLQEFKMSIAQAAAKAMLSDALLQGSSGINRISHLELELPLDKVIKFVSVGLPLMLVCMAFAREISLGPQISCFPPSNFTIKQASYVDTYCWDSLMHHEFDSDGNFEERSLWVHKMFPYSLLAMAVLMYLPALIWRQLVMPSLGSDLLFIIDELDKSYNRSIRLAQSILDMRQNTKNPLTFQAELQRAKKKRYFEYPLLERYMQCKQNSYFLVSMLFLRGFLLLTFMAAACLYLAYFHLSAFLQDEFSCFVRTGMLRDQNWVPELVQCKMIGQLVFQVISVANGAIYVLLAPIVLFSLIRLFVWDTTFISVYEVLPALDLINRRRLGCPLNDLNVLLLFLRANVAHLMSYGKVRALCSLAPPQVGNSTAGQGLSTMLTQEEIEEREEAAMELAEEVEEAKEEGKLNLVDIMTILGAAQGRVVNCSEKRPLVEENMSLEPNHQGYHELKETAPFSHY